CCGCCGGTAAAGTTGCCGGCCGAGAACAGGTCGATGCCGGTGACCTTGAGCTTGGTCGAGACCTGGCTGCCGGTGTACAGGCCGATGCCGAACTCGGCCAGGTGGGTGGCGCAGACCCGGCCCTGCTCGAACAGCGGCGCCACCAGGCCGTAGGCGATGCCCCGGTGGGCGGCGCATTCGCCCACCGCATAGATGCGCGCGTCGGTCACGGTCTGCAGGGTGTCGGTGACGACGATGCCGCGGTTGCAGTGCAGGCCGCTCTTTTCGGCCAGCTCGGTGTTCGGCCGGATGCCCGCGGCCATCACCACCAGGTCGGCCGGGATGGCGCTGCCGTCCTTGAAGCGGACGGAGCCGACGCGCCCGTCCTCGGCGGGCAGCAGCGCTTCGGTGTGGGCCGAGAGGCGGAACTTGAGCCCGCGCGCTTCCAGCGACTTCTGCAGCAGGCGTCCGGCGGTCTCGTCGAGCTGCCGTTCCATCAGCCAGGGCGAGATGTGGACCACCGTCACGTCCATGCCGCGCAACATCAGGCCGTTGGCCGCCTCCAGGCCGAGCAGGCCGCCGCCGATGACCACCGCGTGCCGGTGCGTCTTCGCCGTCTCGATCATTGTGTCGGTGTCGGCGATGTCGCGGTACGCGATGACGCCCGGCAGGTCCTTGCCCGGCACCGGCAGGATGAAGGGGTTGGAGCCGGTGGCCAGCAGCAGGCGGTCGTACTCCGCCTCGGTGCCGTCCTCCGCCCGCACGACGCGGCGCCGGCGGTCGATCTGCACCACCTTCTTGCCGCGGTGCAGGGTGATGCCGTGCTCCTCGTACCACGCCAGCGGGTTGAGGATGATCTCGTCGATCGTCTGCTCACCGGCGAGCACCGGCGACAGCAGGATGCGGTTGTAGTTCGGGTGCGGCTCGGCACCGAAGATCGTCACCTCGTACAGATCGGGCGCGATCTTCAACAGCTCCTCGATCGTGCGGACACCGGCCATGCCGTTGCCCACCATCACCAGCTTCATCTTCTTCATGGCGTCGCTCGCTTCGGGTCACACCAGGGGCGCTGCACGGCAGGACGGGCGCACGCGCAACGGTGCGGCCCGGTCCATGGCGACCGGCAGTGGGAGGGAACAGGGAGGGGGACAGTCGGGCTCACGTGGCGCTCCGTTTCGCTTGCACGAAACCCGCCGGGGCCAGAGGCCGCATGGCGGTTCAAGGAGGCACATCGGCTGCGCACTGCGGTGTGCGCAGGACCGGCGTTGCGGTGCCCAATCCGGGCGCGACGCTGCGCCCGCGCATTGCAATGCAGCATCCATGCCACCCGGCCTTGCCTCGGCAAGGGCGACGGGGCCGCTGTGGCGAATGCGCGGCGGTGGTGCGGCCGCTGTCATCCGGTGCGCGGACTGCACCAGCGCGACACGTGACGCCCGCGTTGGCCGACGGCGCAAGCCCCCGAGACCAGGGGGTCCACTTGCGGTGGCGTTGGCCGAAACAGGGGGCTGATACGATGCTTTCCCAAGTTCAAGCTAGGGATCGCTTTGAATGTGCGCGGGCCTGCACTTGCCTCGCACCGACCACCCGCCGACCATGCGCGGAGACCGACGCGCGGCGCCGGCCCCGCCTCCGCTGACGCCTTCTCGGATGCCCGATTCGCTTTCTCCCCCGCCGACGCCGATGCCAGCCAGGGCGTGCTGGGCGCCTTGCTCCCGGCGCTGCTCGAGCGCCAGGGGGCGATGCTGCTGCTGAAGGACGTGGGCAGCGGTCGTTACGTCTGGGTGAGCCCGGCCATGGTCGCCTGGCTCGGCCTGCCCGCCGATCAGGTGCGCGGCCGCACCGACGTCGAGATCTTCGAAGGTGCGGTGGCCGCCAGCCTGCGCGCCGCCGACCAGACGGCGCTGTCGCACGGCGAAGGCGTGTTCGCCAGCGAGCACAAGTTCGACTGGCACGGGGTGCGGCAGGAGCTGTCGGTGCTGCGTGCGGTGACCCGGGGCGAGGACGGTCGGCGCTGGCTGTGCAGCCTGTGGACCGACCAGCGCGCCCACCGCGGCCGCGAGGCGCAGTTGCGCACGGCGCTCGAGCAGCTCGAGCAGCAGCAGCGCGCCAACGAACAGCTGCGGCGGGAGCTGCAGGAGCAGTCGGTGCGCGACCGCGTCACCGGGCTGTACTCGCGCGGCCATTTCGACGACCAGCTGCGCCGGGAGGTCGACCTTTCGACCCGCGAGCACCGCGAGTTCTCGATGGTGCTGATCGGCCTGGACCCGCCCACCGACCGGGTGCGCGACCGCGGCGAACAGGCCCAGGAGCGTGTGCTCGAGGCGGTGGGCCGGCTCCTGCGCAGCAACACCCGGGCGATGGACGCGTCCAGCCGCATCGACGAGCAGCGCTTCGCGGTGCTGCTGTCGGGTGTCGGGCTGGCCACCGCGCATGCCCGCATGGAAGGCCTGCGCCGGCAGTGCGCCACACAGATCGTCGTGCTCGACGGCGAGGACCTCGGCTTCACCGTGTCGATGGGCGTGGCCAGCTTCCCGCACACCGCCGTGTCCCAGGCCGACCTGGTCGACGCCTGCGAGACCGCGCTGACCGAAGCCCGCCGCCGGGGTGGGAACCAGGTGACGCTGGCCAGCATCCGCTTCGACGCGGAATGAAGAAGCGGCCTGGACCCGGAGAGGGGCAGGCCGCTTGAAGAAGGTGTTCGCCGCGAGCCGCGGGCCGCATTCCTGAACCCAGGTGGATTCAGGTGGGCGAGGTCAGCCGGGCATCGGGTTCATCTGACGCGAGACGATCGCACCAGCCCGGCAATGTTCCAAGCCCTTGCTCAAAGAGCATCGGTTCAAGGAAATAAAAACCCGCGCGAACGCGGCGAACGGATGTGATTTTAAGGCCGGGCCTGCACATCCTTGTGCTTGCAAAGGTCACAACAGGCGGCCGTCGTCGTTCAACGCCTCGTCGAGGCGCTGAACCAGCTGGGCCAGCCTGGCCTCGCCCGCCTCGCCGCCGAGCGCCGGGGCGCGCTGGGTGGTTTCGCGCCCCTTCTCCGCCAGTTGGAACGCGAGGTTGAGCGCGGCCAGCACGGCGATGCGCTCGCGGGCTTTGACCCGGCCGGCATCGCGGATGGCGCACATCTCGCGGTCCACCGACGCCACGGCGGCCTGCAGCGAAGTCTCGCCGCCATCCGGGCAGCCGAGCAGGTAGCTCTGGCCCATGATGGTCACTTCGATCTGCTTCATCGGCGGGCCTCGTCGTCGGGCGTCGGCGTGGGCGGCGTCTGCAGCGCGGCCGCGATGCGCGGTTCGGCATCGGGGGGCAGCCGCTCGAGCAGCGCGTCGATGCGGGCGCGGGCGGCGGCCAGCCGGGAGCGCAGGCTTTCGCGTTCGGCGCTCACGCTCTCCAACTGCTGGGCCAGCAGGACGTTGGTGCGCCGCAATTCGGCATGGCGCAGCAGCAGCCGCTCCACCCGCTCGGCAAGGTCTTCGATCTTCGACATGCTGGGTGGCGGTCGTCCGACGAGGTCGGCGGATTGTAGGCCGCGGTCCTGCGGCGGCCGCCGTGGCGGCTCAGGGCGTCGGCGGCGCTTCCACCAGCGGAAAGCTGTCGCACCAGCGGCTGACGGCGCAGTCCAGGCAACGCGGTCGGCGGGCCTGGCAGACGTAGCGGCCGTGCAGGATGAGCCAGTGGTGGGCGTCCTGCCGGTAGGCCTGCGGCACGCGGTCGAGCAGGCGCAGTTCCACCGCCAGCGGCGTGCGGCCGGGCGCCAGGCCGGTGCGGTTGGCGACGCGGAAGATGTGCGTGTCCACCGCCATCGTCGGCTCGCCGAACGCGACGTTGAGCACCACGTTGGCCGTCTTGCGGCCGACGCCGGGCAGCGCTTCCAGCGCCTCGCGATGGCGCGGCACCTCGCCGCCGTGCTGCTCGAGCAGGAGGCGGCAGGTGGCGAGCAGGTTCTTCGCCTTGGTGCGGTACAGCCCGATGGTGCGGATGTGTTCGGCGATCGCGGCCTCGCCGAGGGCGATCAGCCCGGCCGGCGTGTTGGCCACGGGGAACAGCCGGCGGGTTGCCTTGTTCACCCCGGCATCGGTGGCCTGCGCCGACAGCAGCACCGCGACCAGCAGCTCGAAGACGCTGCTGTACTCGAGCTCGGCCCGTGGCTCGGGGTTGGCCGCCCGAAGCGCGGCGAAAAAGGGGTCGACGTCCTGGTCGCGCACCGGCGGAGGTGGGCCCGGGGCGGGCTCAGACGGCCTGCGTCCGCCGGGCGCGGGCGTTCGCCAGCGCCTGGGCCAGCAGGCGCTGCGGGCGATGGTCGGCGCCGCCGGCCGGTGCCGGCGAGGGGGTGACCGTTGGCACGCCCGAGGCGGCATCCGCCGGCGTGGCCGCGTCGGGCGGCGCGTCACCCGCTGTGGCCGCCATGCCGGCGATCCCCTCCCGCCGGGCCTGGTGCGCGCGGTAGCGCTGCCGGGCCTGTTCCGCCTGCCAGGGTTGCCAGGCGGCCCAGCCGGTGCGCGCGGGTTCGGTGGTGTCGAGCCGGATGCAGTCCACCGGGCACGGCGGCAGGCACAGCGCGCAGCCGGTGCAATGGGCGGCGACGACCTGGTGCATGCGCTTCGGCGCGCCGACGATGGCGTCCACCGGACAGGCGTCAAGGCACAGCGTGCAGCCGATGCAGTCGGCCTCGGCGATGCGGGCGACGCGCAGCGGGCCCTCGTCCCCGCAGTCGGGGTCAAGCGGCAGCACGGAGCGGCCGGTCAGGGCTGCCAGCCGCGCGACGCCTTCCGCGCCCCCGGGAGGACAGCGGTTGATCGCCGCCGAGCCGTGCGCCATGGCCTCGGCATAACGGCGGCAGTCCGGGTAGCCGCAGCGCGTGCACTGCGTCTGCGGCAGGCTGGCGTCGAGCGCGTCGGCGAGCGAATCGGCGAGCGGCGGTGGCATCCGACCCTGCGGCTGGCGTGGCGCGTCAGCGTGCCGGCCGCGCCGCCACCGCTTCCGCGCTGGCGCCGGTGGCCCGGCCGTGGCGCTCGGCGACGGTACCGTCGAAACGGGCGATGAACTGGCGCACCTCGGGGTAGACCTTCTCGCGCCAGCGGCGGCCGGAGAAGATCCCGTAGTGGCCGGCGCCCTCGACGTCGTAGTGGAACTGACGCTCCGGCGGGATGCCGGTGCACAGGCCGTGCGCGGCCTTCGTCTGGCCGGCGCCCGAGATGTCGTCCAGTTCGCCTTCGATGGTCAGCAGCGCCGTCTGGCGGATGTCCTGTGGCCGCACCAGCTGGCCGTCGACCTGCCAGGTGCCGTTGACCAGCGCGAAGTCCTGGAAGACGGTCTTGATGGTGTCCAGGTAGTACTCGGCCGGCATGTCGAGCACCGCGTTGTACTCGTCGTAGAACTGACGGTGGGCTTCGACGCTTTCTTCGTCACCCCTCACCAGGTCGAGGAAGTAGTCGTAGTGCGAGCTGAGGTGCCGGTCGGGGTTCATCGCCACGAAACCGGTGTGCTGCAGGAAGCCGGGGTACACCGCGCGACCGGAGCCCGGGTAGTTCTGCGGCACGCGGTAGATGACGTTGTTCTCGAACCACTCGTAGCTCTTGTTCATCGCCAGGTTGTTGACCGCGGTGGGCGACCGGCGGGCGTCGATCGGGCCGCCCATCATGGTCATCGTGCGCGGCAGCGGTTCGCCTGCACTGGCCATCAGCGAGACCGCGGCCAGCACCGGCACGGTCGGCTGGCACACCGACATGACGTGCACATCGGGCCCGATGTGGCGGATGAACTCCTGCACGTAACGCACGTAGTCGTTGAGGTGGAAGGGCCCTGCGCTCACCGGCACCATGCGGGCATCGGTCCAGTCGGTGATGTAGACCTTGTGGTCCTGCAGCAGGCTGCGCACGGTGTCGCGCAGCAGCGTGGCGTGGTGGCCGGACAGCGGCGCCACCACCAGCACGGTGGGCTGCTGCTTCATGCGCGACAGCGCGTCCAGGTCGTCGGTGAAGCGCTTGAAGCGCAACAAGCGGCAGAACGGCTTCTCCAGCGCCACCTGTTCCTGCACCGCGACCTCGACGCCGCCGCATTGCGCGGTCTGGATGCCGAACTCCGGCTTCTCGTATTCCTTCGCCAGCCGGTGCACCAGGTCGAAGCCGGCCGACATCCGGTCGGCCAGCGGCGCTTGGGCGAAGGGCGACAGGGGGTGGCTGTACAGCTTGGCGGAGGCGCGGGCGAACTCGGCGAACGGGGCCGTCAATGCACGCTGGGTCTCGTAGATCTGGTAAAGCATGGCCATGCCCTCGGAATGCGATGAACACGCCAGCCGAGCCGGCGTGTGAAGCCGCACCCATGGTGCGGCGCAACATCCTCAATGGTGCACTGGGCGTGCCCGCCAGCAACCCGCAAAAACCACAGAAAAAATGCAGATCTGTCGCCGATCTGTCACGTTGGCGACAGTGTGGACGTCACACGACCTTGGCGATCGACTGAACCACGTGGTCGATGTTGTGGTCGTTGAGCGCCGCCACGCAGATGCGGCCGGAGTCCACCCCATAGACACCGAACTCGCTGCGCAGGCGCTGCATCTGCGCGGCGCTCAGGCCTGAATAGCTGAACATGCCCTGCTGCCGGGTGATGAAGCCGAAATCGCCGGGGACGCCCGCGTCGGTCAGCTTGGCGACGAACGCCTGCCGCATGGCGCGGATGCGCTGCCGCATCCCGGCCAGTTCCTCCTCCCACATCGCCCGCAGGGCCGGCGTGTCCAGCACGGTCGCCACCACTTGGGCCCCGTGCGTCGGCGGGTTGCTGTAGTTGGTGCGGATGACGATCTTGAGCTGGCTCAGCACGCGCTGGGCTTCTTCCGCGCTGGCGCAGACGACGCTCAGCGCGCCGACGCGTTCGCCGTACAGCGAGAAGCTCTTCGAGAACGAGGTGGAGACGAAGAAGTCGATGCCGGCCGCCAGGAACTGCTGCACCGCGGCGCCGTCCTCGGCCAGCCCCACACCGAAGCCCTGGTAGGCCATGTCAAGGAAGGGCACCAGGCGGCCCGACGTCACCGCCGCCACCACCTCCGTCCATTGGGCCGGCGTCAGGTCGTAACCCGTGGGGTTGTGGCAGCAGGCGTGCAGCACGACGACGGTGCCGGCAGGGGCCGCCCGCAGCGCGGCCAGCAGGCCGTCGAAGTGGATGCCCTTCGACTCGGCGTCGTAGTAGGGGTACGTGCCCACCTCGAAGCCGGCGTTGGTGAACAGCGCCCGGTGGTTCTCCCAACTCGGGTCGCTGATCAGCACCTTGGCGGCCGGGTTCAGCTTCTTCAGGAAATCGGCGCCGATCTTCAGCCCGCCGGTGCCGCCGATGGCCTGCACGGTGGCGACTCGGCCTTCCTTCAACACGGCGCTGCCGTCGCCGAACACCAGGCGCTGCACCGCCTTGTCATAGGCCGCGATGCCGTCAATCGGCAGGTAGCCACGGGCCTTCGGCGCCTCCATCAACTGACGCTCGGCCGTCGCCACGCACTTCAACAGCGGCAGGCGACCCTGCTCGTCGTAGTAGACGCCGACGCCGAGGTTGACCTTCTTGGGGTTGGTGTCGGCCGCGAACTGCTCGTTGAGGCCGAGGATGGGGTCACGCGGGGCGAGTTGGACGGTGTCGAACAGCGACATGGGCATTTCCGGGAAGTCGGGGAGGGCGGCCGGGGAACGGTCCGAGGCACCGGGCAGCGCTCGGGTACGCTGCAGGGTTGGCCGCGATCGCGACGCGACGGCGGCACCCGGCCGGGCCGGGATTCTAAGTGGTCACTTCACAACCCCTGGCATGTCGTCGAACCCCGTCCCCATCTCCCCACCTGCCGCAGAGGCGGGCGCCGCGACACCGGTCGAGGGCAGCTTCGTCGGCTTCCCCGGGTCGCCGTTCCAGCTTTTCCAGCCCTATCCGCCGGCGGGCGACCAGCCCGCCGCGATCGACCAGCTGGTCGAGGGCGTGCAGGACGGCCTGAGCTACCAGACGCTGCTCGGCGTCACCGGCTCCGGCAAGACCTTCACCATGGCCAACGTCATCGCCCGGCTGGGCCGCCCGGCCATCGTCTTCGCGCCGAACAAGACGCTGGCGGCGCAGCTCTACAGCGAGTTCCGCGAGTTCTTCCCCAAGAACGCGGTCGAGTACTTCGTCAGCTACTACGACTACTACCAGCCCGAGGCCTACGTCCCGCAGCGAGACCTGTTCATCGAGAAGGACAGCTCGATCAACGAGCACATCGAGCAGATGCGGCTGTCGGCCACCAAGAGCATCCTCGAGCGGCGCGACGTCGTGATCGTCGCTTCGGTCAGCGCGATCTACGGCATCGGCAAGCCGGAGGACTACACCCAGATGCGGCTGATCGTGCGCGTCGGCGACAAGCTGAGCCAGCGCGACCTCATCGCGCAGTTGGTCCGCATGCAATACACCCGCAACGAGGTGGACTTCGGCCGCGGCAGTTTCCGCGTGCGCGGCGACACCATCGACGTCTTTCCGGCCGAGCACTCCGAACTCGCGCTGCGCATTGAGTTGTTCGACGACGAGATCGAGAGCCTGTCGCTGCTCGACCCGCTGACGGGCCGGGTGCGGCAGAAGGTGCCTCGGTTCGTGGTCTACCCTTCCAGCCACTACGTGACGCCGCGCGAGCAGGTGCTGCGCGCCATCGACGGCATCAAGACCGAGCTGCGCGAGCGGCTGGACGAACTGGTCAAGGCCGGCAAGCTGGTCGAGGCCCAGCGCTTGGAGCAGCGCACCCGCTTCGACCTGGAGATGCTGCAGGAGGTGGGCCACTGCAAGGGCATCGAGAACTACACCCGGCACCTGTCCGGCGCGGCGCCGGGCGATCCGCCGCCGACGCTGGTCGACTACCTGCCGGCCGACGCGCTGATGTTCCTGGACGAGAGCCATGTGCTCATCGGCCAGTTGGGCGGCATGTTCAACGGCGACCGCGCCCGCAAGACGGTGCTGGTGGAGTACGGGTTCCGCCTGCCGTCGGCGCTGGACAACCGGCCGCTGAAGTTCGAGGAGTTCGAGCGCAAGATGCGGCAGGCCGTCTTCGTCACCGCCACGCCGGCCGACTACGAGAAGCAGCACGCCGGCCAGGTGGTGGAGCAGGTGGTGCGGCCCACCGGCCTGGTCGACCCGCAGGTGGAGGTGCGGCCCGCCGCCCACCAGGTGGACGACGTGCTGCAGGAGATCCGCGAGCGGGTGGACGTCGGCGAGCGGGTGCTGATCACCACGCTGACCAAGCGCATGGCCGAGCAGCTCACCGACTACCTCAGCGACAACGGCGTCAAGGTGCGCTACCTGCACTCGGACATCGACACCGTGGAGCGGGTGGAAATCATCCGCGACCTCCGGCTGGGCCAGTTCGACGTGCTGGTGGGCATCAACCTGCTGCGCGAGGGGCTCGACATCCCGGAGGTGTCGTTGGTCGCCATCCTCGACGCCGACAAGGAGGGCTTCCTGCGTGCCGAGCGCAGCCTGGTGCAGACCATCGGCCGGGCGGCCCGCAACGTCAACGGCAAGGCCATCCTGTACGGCGACAGGGTGACCGACTCGATGCGTCGTGCCATCGACGAGACGGAGCGGCGGCGCGCCAAGCAGATCGCGCACAACCTGGCCGAAGGCATCACGCCGCGCAGCGTGAAGAAGCAGGTCCGGGAGATGATCGATGGCGTGGTCAGCCAGCAGGACGACCGGGCCAAGCTGCGCTCGAACGAGCCGGAGGCCGGGGAGGCGCTGTCCGAGAAGGACCTGGGCAAGCGCATCAAGCAGCTCGAGCGGCAGATGCTCGAGCACGCCAAGAACCTGGAATTCGAGAAGGCGGCGCGCACGCGCGACCAATTGGCGCTGTTGCGGGAACAAGCGTTCGGCGCGGCGGTCCATGACAACGTGGTGCCGCTGTCAGGCAAGGCCGCTTGAAATCCCTCGCTGCCACGGGGGAACTTCTCCGCAGATGACCGACCGAATCAGTCGGCTTCATCTATAATCGAGCGAAACACTCGGGATTATTCGAGGGTTTTCCCCGGTTACCGCCGGATCCAAGCCGGAATGACAGCCGTATCACCAGAGGTCGTCATGTTTCGGCACGCCGCGAGGCAAAGGAGAAGAGATGCGTCTCACCACCAAAGGCCGCTTTGCGGTCACCGCGATGATCGATTTGGCGCTGAGGTCGCACAACGGCCCCGTGGCGCTTGCCGCCATCAGCCAGCGCCAGCAGATCTCGCTGTCCTACCTGGAGCAGCTGTTCGGCAAGCTGCGCCGGCATGAGCTGGTCGAAAGCACCCGCGGGCCGGGCGGCGGTTACTCGCTAGGCCGCAAGGCGGAGGACATCACCGTCGCTGACATCATCGTCGCCGTGGACGAGGCGCTGGACGCCACCGGTTGCGGCGGCAAGGAAAACTGCATGGGCGACGACGCCGGCCGCTGCATGACGCACGACCTGTGGACCAGCCTGAACAACAAGATGATCGAGTACCTGGATTCCATCTCGCTGAAGAAGCTGGTGGACGACCAGTTGGCCAAAGGCATCTCGGTGGAGGAGGCGCCGGTCAAGCGCGCCATCTCCAGCCAGCCGGTGGTCAAGCCGATCAAGGTGACCGCGCCCAACTCGGTCTTCGCCCTCGGCAACGCGTTCTCGAAGTAGGGCTGCCCGGCGCCTGCGCGCGCCGGGTGCCGACCCGTTCCCCACGTCGAACTCGCCAGCTTCTGCCAGCACCCCATCATGGACATGACCCCGCACTTCCCCATCTACATGGACTACGGCGCGACCACGCCCTGTGATCCGCGGGTGGTCGATGCGATGGTGCCCTGGCTGCGGGAGCACTTCGGCAACCCGGCGTCGCGCAGCCACGCCTGGGGCTGGGAGGCGGAAGAGGCGGTGGAAGCGGCCCGCCGCCATGTCGCCGACCTGATCGGCGCGGACCCGCGCGAGATCGTGTGGACCTCCGGCGCCACCGAGTCCAACAACCTGGCGATCAAGGGGGCGGCGCAGTTCTACAAGGGCCGCGGCAAGCACCTGATCACCGTCAAGACCGAGCACAAGGCGGTGCTCGACCCGATGCGCGAACTGGAGCGCCAGGGCTTCGAGGTGACCTACCTCGACGTGCAGGAGAACGGCCTGCTCGACCTGGACCGCTTCAAGGACGCGCTGCGGCCGGACACCATCCTGGCGTCGGTGATGCTGGTCAACAACGAGATCGGCGTGATCCAGGACATCCCCGCCCTCGGCGCGCTGTGCCGGGAGCGCGGCGTCGTCTTCCACGTCGACGCGGCCCAGGCCACCGGCAAGGTGGCCATCGACCTGCAGACGCTGCCGGTCGACCTGATGAGCCTGGCCTCGCACAAGACCTACGGTCCCAAGGGCATCGGCGCGCTGTACGTCCGCCGCAAGCCCCGGGTCC
The sequence above is a segment of the Aquabacterium sp. J223 genome. Coding sequences within it:
- a CDS encoding GGDEF domain-containing protein, with product MLGALLPALLERQGAMLLLKDVGSGRYVWVSPAMVAWLGLPADQVRGRTDVEIFEGAVAASLRAADQTALSHGEGVFASEHKFDWHGVRQELSVLRAVTRGEDGRRWLCSLWTDQRAHRGREAQLRTALEQLEQQQRANEQLRRELQEQSVRDRVTGLYSRGHFDDQLRREVDLSTREHREFSMVLIGLDPPTDRVRDRGEQAQERVLEAVGRLLRSNTRAMDASSRIDEQRFAVLLSGVGLATAHARMEGLRRQCATQIVVLDGEDLGFTVSMGVASFPHTAVSQADLVDACETALTEARRRGGNQVTLASIRFDAE
- a CDS encoding cell division protein ZapA, whose translation is MKQIEVTIMGQSYLLGCPDGGETSLQAAVASVDREMCAIRDAGRVKARERIAVLAALNLAFQLAEKGRETTQRAPALGGEAGEARLAQLVQRLDEALNDDGRLL
- a CDS encoding DUF904 domain-containing protein, with the translated sequence MSKIEDLAERVERLLLRHAELRRTNVLLAQQLESVSAERESLRSRLAAARARIDALLERLPPDAEPRIAAALQTPPTPTPDDEARR
- the nth gene encoding endonuclease III — its product is MRDQDVDPFFAALRAANPEPRAELEYSSVFELLVAVLLSAQATDAGVNKATRRLFPVANTPAGLIALGEAAIAEHIRTIGLYRTKAKNLLATCRLLLEQHGGEVPRHREALEALPGVGRKTANVVLNVAFGEPTMAVDTHIFRVANRTGLAPGRTPLAVELRLLDRVPQAYRQDAHHWLILHGRYVCQARRPRCLDCAVSRWCDSFPLVEAPPTP
- a CDS encoding RnfABCDGE type electron transport complex subunit B; this encodes MPPPLADSLADALDASLPQTQCTRCGYPDCRRYAEAMAHGSAAINRCPPGGAEGVARLAALTGRSVLPLDPDCGDEGPLRVARIAEADCIGCTLCLDACPVDAIVGAPKRMHQVVAAHCTGCALCLPPCPVDCIRLDTTEPARTGWAAWQPWQAEQARQRYRAHQARREGIAGMAATAGDAPPDAATPADAASGVPTVTPSPAPAGGADHRPQRLLAQALANARARRTQAV
- a CDS encoding polyhydroxyalkanoate depolymerase, producing the protein MLYQIYETQRALTAPFAEFARASAKLYSHPLSPFAQAPLADRMSAGFDLVHRLAKEYEKPEFGIQTAQCGGVEVAVQEQVALEKPFCRLLRFKRFTDDLDALSRMKQQPTVLVVAPLSGHHATLLRDTVRSLLQDHKVYITDWTDARMVPVSAGPFHLNDYVRYVQEFIRHIGPDVHVMSVCQPTVPVLAAVSLMASAGEPLPRTMTMMGGPIDARRSPTAVNNLAMNKSYEWFENNVIYRVPQNYPGSGRAVYPGFLQHTGFVAMNPDRHLSSHYDYFLDLVRGDEESVEAHRQFYDEYNAVLDMPAEYYLDTIKTVFQDFALVNGTWQVDGQLVRPQDIRQTALLTIEGELDDISGAGQTKAAHGLCTGIPPERQFHYDVEGAGHYGIFSGRRWREKVYPEVRQFIARFDGTVAERHGRATGASAEAVAARPAR
- a CDS encoding amino acid aminotransferase, which produces MSLFDTVQLAPRDPILGLNEQFAADTNPKKVNLGVGVYYDEQGRLPLLKCVATAERQLMEAPKARGYLPIDGIAAYDKAVQRLVFGDGSAVLKEGRVATVQAIGGTGGLKIGADFLKKLNPAAKVLISDPSWENHRALFTNAGFEVGTYPYYDAESKGIHFDGLLAALRAAPAGTVVVLHACCHNPTGYDLTPAQWTEVVAAVTSGRLVPFLDMAYQGFGVGLAEDGAAVQQFLAAGIDFFVSTSFSKSFSLYGERVGALSVVCASAEEAQRVLSQLKIVIRTNYSNPPTHGAQVVATVLDTPALRAMWEEELAGMRQRIRAMRQAFVAKLTDAGVPGDFGFITRQQGMFSYSGLSAAQMQRLRSEFGVYGVDSGRICVAALNDHNIDHVVQSIAKVV
- the uvrB gene encoding excinuclease ABC subunit UvrB — translated: MSSNPVPISPPAAEAGAATPVEGSFVGFPGSPFQLFQPYPPAGDQPAAIDQLVEGVQDGLSYQTLLGVTGSGKTFTMANVIARLGRPAIVFAPNKTLAAQLYSEFREFFPKNAVEYFVSYYDYYQPEAYVPQRDLFIEKDSSINEHIEQMRLSATKSILERRDVVIVASVSAIYGIGKPEDYTQMRLIVRVGDKLSQRDLIAQLVRMQYTRNEVDFGRGSFRVRGDTIDVFPAEHSELALRIELFDDEIESLSLLDPLTGRVRQKVPRFVVYPSSHYVTPREQVLRAIDGIKTELRERLDELVKAGKLVEAQRLEQRTRFDLEMLQEVGHCKGIENYTRHLSGAAPGDPPPTLVDYLPADALMFLDESHVLIGQLGGMFNGDRARKTVLVEYGFRLPSALDNRPLKFEEFERKMRQAVFVTATPADYEKQHAGQVVEQVVRPTGLVDPQVEVRPAAHQVDDVLQEIRERVDVGERVLITTLTKRMAEQLTDYLSDNGVKVRYLHSDIDTVERVEIIRDLRLGQFDVLVGINLLREGLDIPEVSLVAILDADKEGFLRAERSLVQTIGRAARNVNGKAILYGDRVTDSMRRAIDETERRRAKQIAHNLAEGITPRSVKKQVREMIDGVVSQQDDRAKLRSNEPEAGEALSEKDLGKRIKQLERQMLEHAKNLEFEKAARTRDQLALLREQAFGAAVHDNVVPLSGKAA
- the iscR gene encoding Fe-S cluster assembly transcriptional regulator IscR, with translation MRLTTKGRFAVTAMIDLALRSHNGPVALAAISQRQQISLSYLEQLFGKLRRHELVESTRGPGGGYSLGRKAEDITVADIIVAVDEALDATGCGGKENCMGDDAGRCMTHDLWTSLNNKMIEYLDSISLKKLVDDQLAKGISVEEAPVKRAISSQPVVKPIKVTAPNSVFALGNAFSK